The following are encoded together in the Bradyrhizobium algeriense genome:
- a CDS encoding glycine--tRNA ligase subunit alpha has protein sequence MDALPAHMRPERSFQGFILALQRFWAEQGCVILQPYDMEMGAGTFHPATTLRALGPKRWNAAYVQPSRRPKDGRYGENPNRMQHYYQFQVIMKPSPPNLQDLYLKSLAAIGIDSSLHDIRFVEDDWESPTLGAWGLGWECWCDGMEVSQFTYFQQVAGVECAPVAGELTYGLERLAMYVQGVDRVYDLNFNGRDGADKVTYGDVFLQAEQEYSRHNFEYADTMMLFEQFRMAEDACKKYLAVGWREGGNQKEHLMALPAYDQCIKASHVFNLLDARGVISVTERQSYIMRVRELAKACGEAWVHTEAGRAI, from the coding sequence ATGGACGCACTTCCTGCCCATATGCGCCCGGAACGTTCGTTCCAGGGCTTCATCCTCGCCCTGCAACGGTTCTGGGCAGAGCAGGGCTGCGTGATCCTGCAGCCCTACGACATGGAAATGGGCGCCGGCACGTTCCATCCTGCGACGACGCTGCGCGCGCTCGGTCCGAAGCGCTGGAACGCGGCCTATGTGCAGCCCTCGCGGCGGCCCAAGGACGGCCGTTACGGCGAAAATCCCAACCGGATGCAGCACTATTATCAGTTTCAGGTGATCATGAAGCCGTCGCCGCCGAACCTTCAGGACCTGTACCTGAAGTCGCTGGCCGCGATCGGCATCGATTCCAGCCTGCACGATATCCGCTTCGTCGAGGACGATTGGGAGAGCCCGACGCTCGGCGCGTGGGGACTGGGTTGGGAGTGCTGGTGCGACGGCATGGAAGTCAGCCAGTTCACCTACTTCCAGCAGGTCGCGGGCGTCGAATGCGCGCCGGTTGCCGGCGAGCTCACCTATGGGCTCGAGCGTCTTGCGATGTATGTGCAGGGCGTCGACCGCGTCTACGATCTTAATTTTAATGGCCGTGACGGCGCCGACAAGGTCACCTATGGCGACGTGTTCCTGCAGGCCGAGCAGGAATATTCGCGGCACAATTTCGAATATGCCGACACCATGATGCTGTTCGAGCAGTTCAGGATGGCGGAAGACGCCTGCAAAAAGTATCTCGCCGTCGGGTGGCGCGAGGGCGGCAACCAGAAAGAACATCTGATGGCGCTGCCGGCCTATGACCAGTGCATCAAGGCGAGCCACGTTTTCAATCTCCTGGATGCGCGCGGCGTGATCTCTGTGACCGAGCGGCAGAGCTACATCATGCGGGTGCGCGAACTGGCAAAGGCCTGCGGCGAAGCCTGGGTACACACCGAAGCGGGCAGGGCGATCTGA
- a CDS encoding S49 family peptidase yields the protein MSEQLSDRAGLPNLIDRVKQLIPAKFRRDAAVVPVVRLSGVIGAVTPLRPGLTLAGIAKTLERAFATKHAKAVALVINSPGGSPVQSRQIYLRIRQLAAEKKLPVLVFVEDVAASGGYMIACAGDEIFCDPSSILGSIGVVGGSFGFQDLLKRIGVERRLYTAGEHKAMLDPFLPEDPDDVARLKALQREIHAIFIALVKGSRGARLKGTEDVLFTGEYWAGEKSVSLGLADKIGDIRSTLRERYGEKVLTPVIAPASGMLSGLLGRRSPGAGSLAAFDGIGGLPDDLISALETRAIWAKFGF from the coding sequence ATGAGTGAACAATTAAGTGATCGCGCGGGATTGCCGAACCTCATTGACAGGGTGAAGCAACTCATTCCGGCAAAATTCCGGCGCGACGCTGCCGTCGTCCCGGTGGTCCGCCTGTCGGGTGTCATCGGCGCGGTGACGCCGTTGCGGCCGGGCCTGACGCTGGCGGGCATCGCCAAGACGCTGGAGCGCGCTTTCGCCACCAAACACGCCAAGGCGGTGGCGCTGGTGATCAATTCGCCCGGCGGTTCGCCGGTGCAATCGCGGCAGATCTATTTGCGGATCAGGCAGCTTGCCGCGGAAAAGAAACTGCCGGTGCTGGTGTTCGTCGAGGACGTCGCGGCCTCCGGCGGCTACATGATCGCCTGCGCCGGCGACGAGATATTCTGCGATCCGTCCTCGATCCTCGGCTCGATCGGCGTGGTCGGCGGCAGTTTCGGTTTTCAGGACCTGCTCAAGCGAATTGGCGTCGAGCGGCGGCTTTACACGGCAGGCGAGCACAAGGCGATGCTCGATCCGTTCTTGCCCGAAGATCCCGATGACGTGGCGCGCCTGAAGGCGCTTCAGCGCGAGATCCACGCCATCTTCATCGCGCTGGTCAAGGGGAGCCGCGGTGCGCGGCTCAAGGGAACCGAGGACGTCTTGTTCACCGGCGAGTACTGGGCGGGCGAGAAGTCCGTGTCGCTGGGTCTTGCGGACAAGATCGGCGATATCAGGTCGACGCTGCGCGAGCGTTACGGTGAGAAGGTGCTGACGCCTGTCATTGCGCCCGCCAGCGGCATGCTGTCCGGGCTGTTGGGCCGCAGGTCGCCGGGAGCGGGTTCGCTGGCCGCATTCGACGGTATCGGGGGACTGCCGGATGACCTGATTTCGGCGCTCGAGACCCGGGCGATTTGGGCCAAATTCGGGTTCTAG
- a CDS encoding tRNA1(Val) (adenine(37)-N6)-methyltransferase gives MTDPVLELTEDAFLGGQLRLMQLKSGHRAGHDAVLLAAATPARSGDRVVDLGAGVGAAGLAVARRVTGIDLVLVEIDAALAGLARANADANAIHADVIVLDVEADASAFAAAGLAPDSVDAVLMNPPFNDPARHRVSPDTARGTAHMATATTLSKWVHAARRILKSRGALTLVWRADGIAEVLSALDHGFGSLQLLPVHGEPRAPANRVLVRATKGGRTPTQIHPALMLNDEQGAPNKRVQEILAGKGSLPLASP, from the coding sequence ATGACTGACCCGGTACTCGAACTCACCGAAGATGCGTTTCTCGGCGGGCAATTGCGTTTGATGCAACTAAAATCCGGACATCGCGCCGGTCACGATGCGGTGCTGCTGGCGGCGGCGACGCCAGCCCGTTCGGGCGACCGCGTGGTCGATCTCGGCGCCGGCGTCGGGGCCGCGGGCCTGGCGGTCGCCAGGCGCGTGACCGGCATCGATCTCGTCCTGGTCGAGATCGATGCCGCGCTGGCAGGGCTTGCGCGCGCCAATGCGGATGCCAATGCGATTCACGCTGACGTGATCGTGCTCGATGTGGAAGCCGATGCCTCGGCTTTTGCCGCTGCCGGATTAGCGCCTGACAGCGTCGATGCGGTGCTGATGAACCCGCCCTTCAACGATCCCGCGCGGCATCGCGTCTCGCCGGACACGGCGCGCGGGACCGCGCATATGGCGACCGCAACGACGCTCTCGAAATGGGTTCACGCCGCGCGGCGCATTCTCAAATCGAGGGGAGCGTTGACGCTGGTCTGGCGCGCCGATGGAATTGCCGAGGTGCTCTCGGCGCTCGATCACGGTTTCGGGAGCTTGCAGCTCCTGCCGGTTCACGGCGAGCCGCGGGCACCTGCCAATCGCGTCCTGGTTCGCGCCACCAAGGGTGGGCGGACGCCGACACAAATCCATCCCGCCCTGATGCTCAATGACGAGCAGGGCGCGCCCAATAAAAGAGTGCAGGAGATTTTAGCCGGGAAGGGGAGCTTGCCGCTCGCGTCCCCGTAA
- a CDS encoding DUF2007 domain-containing protein, translating to MRELVRTNDIVLVSAVGALLDGANIHHLVLDQNMSVIEGSLGILPRRILVHEDDNRAARQLLAEAGLAHELRPDD from the coding sequence TTGCGGGAATTGGTCAGGACCAACGATATCGTGCTGGTTTCCGCAGTCGGCGCGCTGCTCGACGGCGCCAATATCCATCATCTGGTGCTGGATCAGAACATGAGCGTCATCGAGGGATCGCTCGGCATCCTGCCACGCCGCATCCTGGTTCACGAGGATGACAATCGCGCGGCCCGCCAGTTGCTGGCCGAGGCGGGCCTGGCTCACGAATTGCGCCCCGATGACTGA
- a CDS encoding polyprenyl synthetase family protein produces the protein MAVIVPFESPNASIDALVGLVAADMERVNATILSRTGSEVTMIPEVANHLISSGGKRLRPMLTLAMANLTGYSGDGHIKLAASVEFMHTATLLHDDVVDESELRRGKLSARMLWGNEASVLVGDFLLGQAFRMMVEVGSLRALDILSSAAATIAEGEVMQLAAAKNTATTEDEYLAVIRGKTAELFAAACEVGPVIANRPKAEQTACRSVGMNLGIAFQLVDDVLDYGGKAAKLGKNIGDDFREGKITLPVVLAFRRGNDGERKFWVKALERGEIGDSDLDHAIGLMTKHRALEDTISRAQHYGAMAVDALALFPASPMKTALEQVVAFCLARSH, from the coding sequence GTGGCGGTTATTGTACCCTTCGAAAGCCCGAACGCTTCGATCGACGCGCTGGTCGGGCTTGTCGCCGCCGACATGGAGCGGGTCAACGCCACGATCCTGTCGCGGACGGGGTCGGAAGTCACCATGATTCCGGAAGTCGCCAACCACCTGATCTCGTCGGGCGGCAAACGTCTCCGCCCGATGCTGACGCTGGCGATGGCAAACCTCACCGGCTATTCCGGCGACGGCCATATCAAGCTCGCGGCTTCCGTCGAATTCATGCACACCGCGACGCTGTTGCATGATGACGTGGTCGACGAGAGCGAGCTGCGCCGCGGCAAGCTGTCGGCGCGGATGCTGTGGGGCAATGAGGCGAGCGTGCTGGTCGGCGACTTCCTGCTCGGCCAGGCTTTTCGCATGATGGTCGAGGTCGGCTCGCTGCGCGCGCTGGACATTCTCTCCTCCGCCGCGGCCACCATCGCCGAAGGCGAAGTGATGCAGCTTGCGGCCGCCAAGAACACCGCGACCACCGAGGACGAATACCTCGCCGTCATCCGAGGCAAGACCGCCGAACTGTTTGCCGCGGCTTGCGAGGTCGGGCCCGTGATCGCCAACCGGCCGAAGGCCGAGCAGACCGCGTGCCGCTCGGTCGGCATGAATCTCGGCATCGCGTTCCAGCTCGTCGACGACGTGCTGGACTATGGCGGCAAGGCCGCGAAACTCGGCAAGAACATCGGCGATGATTTCCGCGAGGGCAAGATCACGCTGCCGGTGGTGCTGGCGTTCCGCCGCGGCAATGACGGCGAGCGCAAGTTCTGGGTCAAGGCGTTGGAGCGTGGCGAGATCGGCGACAGCGACCTCGATCATGCCATCGGGTTGATGACCAAGCACCGCGCGCTGGAAGACACGATCAGCCGCGCCCAGCACTACGGCGCGATGGCCGTCGACGCGCTGGCGCTGTTCCCGGCCTCGCCGATGAAGACTGCGCTGGAGCAGGTCGTGGCGTTCTGTCTGGCGAGATCGCATTAA
- a CDS encoding LysE family translocator — MNGTSFTLFLLAALVIAAVPGPGIFYVAARTLSGGKRAGIASTFGTALGGLVHVIAGALGVSAIILASAELFTVLKFAGALYLVWLGLKTFREARDLLPQQAIAAGTERVFREGVLVEALNPKTAAFFLAFIPQFLDPAGGYPALQFIALGLISVALNTLADVVVVMLAATARAGLTRNPNLLQRLRQGSGLFIASLGISLALARRPAS; from the coding sequence TTGAACGGCACCAGTTTCACGTTGTTTCTCCTGGCCGCGCTTGTCATCGCCGCTGTCCCCGGTCCTGGAATCTTCTACGTCGCCGCGAGGACGCTGTCGGGCGGCAAGCGAGCCGGCATCGCGTCGACGTTCGGGACGGCGCTCGGCGGGCTCGTGCATGTGATCGCGGGCGCGCTTGGCGTCTCGGCGATCATCCTTGCCAGTGCCGAGCTGTTCACCGTACTCAAATTCGCAGGCGCGCTCTATCTGGTCTGGCTTGGCCTCAAGACGTTTCGCGAGGCGCGCGATCTGCTGCCGCAACAGGCCATCGCTGCCGGTACAGAACGGGTGTTTCGGGAAGGCGTGCTGGTCGAAGCCCTCAACCCGAAGACCGCGGCCTTCTTTCTGGCTTTCATTCCGCAATTCCTCGACCCGGCCGGCGGCTACCCTGCGCTCCAGTTCATCGCGCTCGGCCTGATCTCGGTGGCGCTCAACACGCTGGCCGATGTCGTCGTGGTGATGCTGGCCGCGACGGCGCGCGCCGGTCTCACGCGCAATCCGAATCTGCTTCAACGATTGCGGCAGGGCTCGGGGCTGTTCATCGCAAGCCTTGGTATTTCGCTGGCGCTGGCGCGGCGGCCAGCGAGCTAG
- a CDS encoding 4-(cytidine 5'-diphospho)-2-C-methyl-D-erythritol kinase: MPALSDEARAKVNLTLQVNGRRADGFHDLESVVAFADCADRLTLTPGSNLELKMSGPLALACGETSDNLVLKAARLLAERVPNMKAGSFSLDKVLPVAAGIGGGSADAAAALRLLSQLNGLALDDPRIIEVAELTGADVPVCVNSRGCVMTGVGETLQPLNLPKMPCVMVNPGVPVATKDVFAALGLRNGELLVGATDVLLQDHWPDGVASLEDWVEALAASSNDLEAPAMRVQPVIGDVIAALNATNGAWLARMSGSGATCFAIYENTAEAGRAAEKIRRDHPGWWVHAGTLS; encoded by the coding sequence ATGCCGGCATTGAGTGATGAGGCGCGCGCCAAGGTCAACCTGACCTTGCAGGTGAACGGCCGTCGTGCGGACGGCTTTCATGATCTCGAAAGCGTGGTGGCGTTCGCCGACTGCGCCGACCGGCTGACATTGACGCCGGGTTCGAATCTGGAATTGAAGATGTCCGGGCCGCTGGCGCTGGCTTGCGGCGAGACGTCGGACAATCTGGTGCTCAAGGCCGCGCGCCTGCTGGCCGAGCGCGTACCAAATATGAAGGCCGGCAGCTTCTCGCTCGACAAGGTCTTGCCGGTGGCGGCCGGAATCGGCGGAGGTTCGGCCGATGCCGCGGCGGCGTTGCGGCTGCTTTCGCAATTGAACGGGCTCGCGCTCGACGATCCCCGCATCATCGAGGTCGCGGAACTGACCGGCGCCGATGTACCGGTCTGCGTCAACTCACGCGGCTGCGTCATGACCGGCGTCGGCGAAACGCTGCAGCCGCTGAACCTGCCGAAAATGCCCTGCGTGATGGTCAATCCCGGCGTTCCCGTCGCGACCAAGGACGTCTTTGCCGCGCTGGGCCTGCGCAACGGCGAATTGCTGGTCGGCGCCACCGACGTGCTGCTGCAGGACCACTGGCCCGACGGGGTAGCATCGCTCGAGGACTGGGTTGAAGCACTCGCCGCCAGTTCCAACGATCTGGAAGCGCCGGCCATGCGCGTCCAGCCCGTGATCGGTGACGTCATCGCGGCGCTCAACGCGACCAACGGCGCCTGGCTGGCGCGGATGTCCGGATCGGGCGCCACCTGCTTTGCGATCTACGAGAACACCGCCGAAGCCGGCCGCGCGGCGGAGAAGATCCGGCGCGATCACCCCGGATGGTGGGTGCATGCGGGAACGCTGAGTTAG
- a CDS encoding tetratricopeptide repeat protein — protein sequence MLSTRMNRWTFAAITLAALAAPAAVLAQTPEHTGDNAAQFPSKADLKSLTTSGSYLAARHASVERDAASAAAFYRSALRTDPKNNELLDRAFISSLADGDIDEAVKLADRILTMDKANRVARLVVGVRDLKQKKYPAAQLNINQSIRGPITDLVATLLSGWASYGAGDAKAAVAGIDKLTGPEWYPIFKDLHTGMILEISGKDKDAGTRFERAYKLDDSMLRVSDAYARWLSRNKDGAAAAGIYEAFDKKLPRHPLVQEGLRDTRAGKKMSPLVDSAQAGAAEALYGIGATLTRRGGEDLALVYLQLALYLQPNHPLALLSLADLYESVKKPQMAIKVYERMPASSPLKRNAQIQLATNLDAADRSEEAIKILKGVTGEAPKDIEAIMALGNIERGRKKFNDCANTYSLAIDAMPGVTDKNTWVTYYYRGICEERSKQWSKAETDMRKALELQPEQPHVLNYLGYSWIDQGINLDEGMKMIRRAVDQRPDDGYIVDSLGWAFYRIGNFEDAVKNLERAIDLKPEDPTINDHLGDAYWRVGRTLEAKFQWAHARDLKPEAEELPKIEAKIANGLPEDTSSAASADKKKEDGRGG from the coding sequence ATGCTTTCCACTCGTATGAATCGTTGGACCTTCGCCGCAATTACTCTCGCCGCACTGGCCGCACCGGCTGCGGTTTTGGCCCAGACGCCCGAACACACGGGCGATAACGCCGCGCAATTCCCCAGCAAGGCCGATCTGAAATCGCTGACGACGTCCGGCAGCTATCTGGCCGCGCGCCACGCCAGCGTCGAGCGCGACGCGGCTTCGGCCGCGGCGTTCTATCGCTCCGCGCTGCGCACCGATCCGAAGAACAACGAACTTTTGGACCGCGCCTTCATCTCCTCGCTTGCCGATGGCGACATCGATGAAGCGGTCAAGCTCGCCGATCGCATCCTGACGATGGACAAGGCGAACCGCGTCGCGCGGCTGGTGGTCGGCGTCCGCGACCTCAAGCAGAAGAAATATCCCGCCGCGCAGCTCAACATCAACCAGTCGATCCGCGGACCGATTACCGACCTGGTGGCGACGCTGCTGTCGGGATGGGCGAGCTACGGCGCGGGCGATGCCAAGGCGGCGGTTGCAGGTATCGACAAGCTGACCGGCCCCGAATGGTATCCGATCTTCAAGGATCTCCACACCGGGATGATCCTGGAAATATCGGGCAAGGACAAGGATGCCGGCACGCGGTTCGAGCGCGCCTACAAGCTCGACGATTCGATGCTGCGCGTGTCCGACGCCTATGCGCGCTGGTTGTCGCGCAACAAGGACGGCGCGGCGGCGGCCGGCATTTACGAGGCGTTCGACAAAAAGCTGCCGCGGCATCCGCTGGTGCAGGAAGGGCTGCGTGACACCCGGGCCGGCAAAAAGATGTCGCCGCTGGTCGATTCGGCGCAGGCCGGCGCAGCCGAGGCGCTGTACGGCATCGGCGCCACGCTGACCCGCCGCGGTGGCGAGGATTTGGCGCTGGTCTATCTGCAGCTCGCGCTCTACCTGCAGCCCAATCATCCGCTGGCGCTGCTGTCGCTCGCCGATCTCTATGAGTCTGTGAAGAAGCCCCAGATGGCGATCAAGGTCTACGAGCGCATGCCGGCCAGTTCGCCGCTCAAGCGCAATGCGCAGATCCAGCTTGCCACCAATCTCGACGCCGCCGACCGTAGCGAAGAGGCGATCAAGATCCTGAAGGGCGTCACTGGGGAAGCTCCGAAAGATATCGAGGCCATCATGGCGCTCGGCAACATCGAGCGCGGCCGAAAGAAATTCAACGATTGCGCCAACACCTATTCGCTGGCGATCGATGCGATGCCCGGGGTGACCGACAAGAACACCTGGGTCACCTATTATTATCGTGGCATTTGCGAGGAACGTTCCAAGCAGTGGAGCAAGGCCGAGACCGACATGCGCAAGGCGCTGGAGCTGCAGCCCGAGCAGCCGCATGTCCTCAACTATCTCGGCTATTCCTGGATCGATCAGGGCATCAACCTCGACGAAGGCATGAAGATGATCAGGCGCGCCGTCGATCAGCGCCCCGACGACGGCTACATCGTGGATTCGCTGGGCTGGGCGTTTTACCGGATCGGTAATTTTGAGGACGCGGTGAAGAATCTCGAGCGTGCGATCGATCTCAAGCCCGAGGATCCGACCATCAACGACCATCTCGGCGATGCCTATTGGCGCGTCGGGCGCACGCTGGAAGCCAAATTCCAGTGGGCCCATGCCCGCGACCTCAAGCCCGAGGCGGAGGAATTGCCGAAGATCGAGGCCAAGATCGCCAACGGTCTGCCCGAAGACACCTCTTCTGCGGCTTCCGCCGACAAGAAGAAAGAAGACGGCAGGGGCGGCTGA